ATGGCACATAAGGCAATGACAAGTTTCCTCCACTCTTCTCGGTTGTTTGCTTTTCTTTCCACTGTGCCCCAGGTATATCCTCTTTTCTTTAGCTCATTTTCTATGGTGCGTCTCCATGTCGTTTTAGGTCGGCCTTTTTTTCTTTTCCCCTCTGGTGTCCATCTAAGGGCTACCTTGGTCATGTCATCAGATGGTTTGCGTATAACATGACCAAGCCACCTACATCTTTCTTGTATTAGCAAAGTCTCCATGTCGTTGGTGCTGGTCATCTCATAAAGATCTTTGTTGGAAATTTTGTTTGGCCAGAATATTTTCATTATCTTCCTCAGGCATGTGTTATGGAAGCTGGAGAGTCTGTTGATATCTTTCTTAGTCATTCTCCAGCACTCTGAGCCATATAGGAGTACAGAAAGTACACAACTGTTATAGAGTCTGGATTTGGTCTCCTTTGAAAAGGCTGTTGTTTTCCAGATCTAGCTTTCCCTATTCGGATCTTTTATATCTTATTCAGCACCACCTTCTGTTGTTATACAACTGCATAGATAATTAAATGAATCTACTGTTTCCAGATGTTTCCCTTCTATAAAGATGACAGGATGTCTCTCTGTATTGAGGTACATTAACTTTGTCTTTTTGGCATTGATCTTAAGCCCAATCATTTTAGCTGTTTATTCTAGCTTTTTGGTCTTCTCCTGCATATGGTGTTCGGTATGGGATAAAACTGCTAAATCATCAGCATAGTCTGTGTCCTCAAGCGTGGTACACAGTGTCCATATCAGTCCGGTGTTACTTTCTGCTAGGGTTGTTCTCATCCAATCAATAGCAATTATAAACAGCACAGATGAAATAATACATCCTTGTCTTACTCCTGATTTTACATGGAAACTAGTGTCAGCTTCAGAGTTGATGGTACATGAGAAATTTGTATAGAACTGCCTGATGAGTTGCACTATTTTACTTGGTATTCCATAGTTTCTCAGAATTTCCCAAAGACTTTCCCGGTGTAAGCTGTCCAACGCTTTTTTGAAGTCCACACAATTTACTAGAAGTTTTCTCTGCCACTCATGACACTGTTCTATGATGTTACGTAGGACAAATATGTGGTCTATGCAGCCTCTACCTTTTCTGAAACCAGCTTGTTCTTGTCTTAGTTTCTTATCCACAGCCTCTATAATTCTTGATATTAAAATTATGCAGAAGACCTTACTTGAAATGGATAGTAAGGTGATTCCTCTCCAGTTGTTTGCAGTTAGTTAAGGCTCCTGATTTTGGAATTGTTATGATGCTGCCTTTAGACCAAACTGTTAGGAATAACAGCTTGTTCCCATATTTTCTTGAATACTGGATGTAAAGTTTCCGCTGCTAGCACTGGATCTATCTTAAAAAGTTTTGCATTTAGTTGGTCTGTGCCAGgtgcctttttgtttttcaagCTTTTAATGTTTTTCTGTATTTCTTGTTTTGAAGGTGGATCTGTGTCTATTTCAAGGTCTAAAGGTGCCGCGGGAATAATTGCTAGATTATCTGGATCTTTCCGATTAAGAACTTCTTGAAAATGTCCCTTCCATCTCAAATATTGATCTCGTTCTGTTGTTTGCATATTgttgtttttgtctttaattGGCATATTAATCTTTGCTTTTTTACCACTTAGTTGTTTAGTTACTTGATAAATCTGTCCCATTCTCTGATTTGAAGCTGCACTTTCTGCTTCTCTTGCTAGGTCTTCCATAAAATCTCTCTTGTTCTTTCTTGTTGCTGTTTTTACCTTCTTTTTGCATTCTGTATACTTTGTTTTAAGCTTTTCTTTAATTCTCTCAGAATGTGTTTGACAAATTTTGTTGTTCACTCCTTTTTTTCAtctatcaatttcaagtttcaGGTGTTATACATTCTTTGTGTACTTGTCTTTTGAATCCTAGTACCTTTCATCtccgctagccaagggttacgatccactcccgctctcttcacccttagcagattgagccaacatttgtgatatctatgttgcgccatctatcggaagattaaagtcacgcccattccgaaaacattattcttgaccaatggtagcacttgaactcttcaatttggaggtaaaaacacggaagcgtctagattctacccacttggtaaagccggaaacgaaaatatacgtcaacattcatgcatttgtgcatgaaacatacacaggaacttctattagttgattaaaaatattcaagttgtcactaaatatagtcgtatgtttagtgatgtaaagacttgttgcacaattaacacgtggcaattgtttacaaacactttctacatttacacgtgatcatgttataggcgctttttgattggatgcagcgagtttctactgcaaccaataaaaatccttaccttgtgtctccgaaatagtatctcaatctgccaagggtaaagagagcgggagtggatcgttacccttggctagcgaagatgagtaCCTTTTTACTGGCTTCTGTGTATATTTCATGTATATGTTGCCATTCATCATTGACTGATATTGTGGTTGTGTCGTCAGTTGTGAGGTTGTCTAATATCTAAAACCTGTTCTTTATTTCCAGTTGAAACTCTTGCTGGATTTTTGGATCTTGCAGTTTACTATCATCCAATTTCCTTTTCACGTTTACATAAGTAGACAGCTTTTTAAGTTTTAGTTTGATGTTTGCAATTACTAGATGGTGGTCACTAGCAACATCTGCACCCCTCATAACGCGTACATCTTACAGCGATCTTTTCTACTTTCCATTGATAATATGGTCTATTTGGTTTTGTCTCTACCATTTGGAGAAGTCCATGTCAGCTTATGTATATCTCTATGAGGGAAGATAGTACCCCCTATTACTAAGTTATTAGCACCACACAAGTCCACTAAACGTTCTCCATTGTCGTTGATTTTGCCACATCCATATTTTCCCATTACTCTTTCATTCCCGTTGTTATCATTTCCAACTTTGGCGTTCAAATCACCCATCACTATTGTAACATCATGTTTTGGTACTTTTTCTATCTCAGATTGTAGCGCTAGATAGAAATCTGTTTTCACTTCATCCTCTTGCTTCATTTGTTGGAGCATAGCATTGAATGATGGTTAGTTTTCCTTGCCTTGCTTGGAAACGAGCTataattattctttcatttaCAGGGGCATACTCTATCATGGCCTTTGTTACGTGTCTGCTCATTATAATTGCTACTCCTGCTTGATGTTTCTCGTCGTTTCTACCCGATTACACAATTGTTTCACCTGtacttataattattttattgaatgacaaaactattttatttattaatactactttttctgttaagtctgttttttgtgataTATATTTGACGTGaatctgtacttatgtatcccgtcatactttgaaccacacaattattttatttattattattacttttactgttacgtctgttttttgttatatctactttacttgactctgtatttatgtatgccgtcatactttgaacgacaaaattattttatgtctacctgtgcgaatttcaaacgcgcaattttacaccagtactgaaaacctttcatcctttatgggtggattttacatagatagataaaatcgtataatataagcaaaatgaggatgttaaatttgatatatgcctttttgtgcttcttcgttacatttgttgtttttatagtgattaagatgataacacaatgttgactgctgtacccctatttttgacatttttacctattgcgtctgtttgttttgttcacgcatcgttgacaatgtaatggaatttgatgagactgtcatacaagtgagaggtttagctagctataaaaccaggttcaatccaccattttctacataagaaaatgcctgtaccaagtcagaaatatgacagttgttatccattcgtttgatgtgtttgaacctttgaatttgccatttgatttggaactttcctttttgaattttcctcggagttcagtatttttgtgtttttactttttaccacaTCCAGTCCATCTACATTCAGTAATACCTAGCAGGTGGAGTTTGTATGCTCTCATTTCTCTGATGACTTGCGCTTGTTTTCCTGTTTCGTACATTGTTCTTACATTCCAGCATCCAATTTTTAGTTTTGTTCTCGTGCTCAAAATACTTTTCATGTTGTCAGCTTCCGTTATGCTTTCACTGACATCATTCATACTTGCAGATGTCTGCTGGTACTCTGATCTTAATACGAGATGAGTTAGGTTTTTTCTTGTCTTTGTTTCCGTAACTGCATTTTTATTATGAGACGAGATAGTTGGTCTTGTGCTCAACCCCCAACCTGGCGAGCCGGTGGACTTCGTGTTAAGGTTCAAGTCCTCTAGATCAGTTGCAAACCAAGGATTACGAGTCATGATATGTCCAGTTTTGTTCGAGTTGTCTCTATTAAATAGGTTGCCTTGCTGGGCTTTTGACTCCTATCTACCCAACTATTTACCCATAGCTGGAGCAAGGTTGATGAGTGCAAGGGCATGTCCACACATCGATGGGCCTACACACTGCATCTCTAGGGCCCTTGATGCTCCGAGATCCCCAAGCAGTTCAGCCTGACTTCGAAAGATGTCAGTTACCAGTGTTACCAACGAGGAGGATACTGCTGGAGTCTTGGTAATGTAGAGGCTGTACACTGGCAGGAAAGACTTACACACTCGGCTTTCTTTTCACATAAATATGCTAGCCCGCGGAAATAAGAACCATATAAATAGATCTACCGCACTAGACGCCTGTGGAAGGTACACCACCAACACCTAGAGCAAAACTCATACTGTATTGTAAACTATAAAAGGCCATGTGATGACAAAAAAAGTTTTATCAGACTTGTTATTATTTTTCTCAGCGTTGTAATTTGAAGGTTAGGAATCAAGACGAAACTTTGATTTGAGAAGTAAGCCATGGTCACTTTAACACGAATTCACTGACTTTTTAGGTAATCAAAAAACAAGAtgaatacaatttataaaaggagACAAGATATCTTATTGCCAAAAGGGACTGTAGCGTTAAGTAAGAAACGTAGTTCATAATTCAAGATATAAAACTTAACATGAGAATAAGAGAATTCCAACATGCATACCTCTACAACAATAGAAAAAGAATGTTTGTACTCAATAGAATAAACAATAATCAGTATTAACGATTTTCTCTGGGAAGAAAGCATATGCttctttaaaattttcaacatataattaattatttattaattgatGTTTTCAGATAACATGAATCCGGAATCCATACAATTCCATGATTACTTGGAAGATCAGACGATTATTATTCAtcgtgaatatactattggtaaaAAGACCCCTAGTTATCAGTTACGAGTTTCGTAATTATCAAATACACCCGAAAACAATGTTTCACTATGGTAACATATATATGAAGAGCAGCGAAATACTCGCCATTTTCAACAAATATACTTCAAAGGCAAATTACTTTACAGGCAAACTGTTGATTTTCCTCTGCACAATTAATTAATCCACATCGGTGCACCTATAATCCACCATTGTTGGTCTATTGGTCAATGTAAGTATTACTACTACAGAAATGTTTCACCGCATGGTCAACAATTTTAGTAAATGTACAGTCTGCGGCACATGCGTTCTTCCTTTATCACGAAGAAACaaagccaaataaaaaaaaaaacaaaagaaaaacaacaagcATACTAGGAAATTTAGATATGATTAAACATATCGAGAAGCAAAATTCAAATTGGCAAAAGCGAAATAAAAAGAATGGTACCTCCAAGATAAACTTGCGTCGGGAGATGGTACTTCATTTCACTGATCAGATGTATTTTATTCACACAATTATGTTATAAACCTTAGCGTCTTATCGTCGTTCGATTTATTTTGCAAATAcattgccagtttattttcgacgaATGCATTTggatatccctttggtatcttttgactCTCCTATTAATAAAactatattttacaaataaatatgcGAAAGCAGACAGAAATTATTGTAAAATgctatttataaaaacaatatatatgaaaTGAATTCAACAATGCACGTAGCTTATTATTAATGTGAATATAGTCTTAGTGAAAATAACGTGTACAATgacaattttcattaaaattttagaTTGGAAAAATACAGACTGATACAATTATCTTATAGGTAGTTCTACTTAATCTTAGTTACAGAAATTTACAAAATGAGCTCAATTACCGAACGAGTAAACAAGAGCATATCGGGAAACATCAATGAGGCGGCAACCCTCCGAAACAACTACGGTAACCTATTGGTattcaaaaacagtaaaatagataccaatttagaaaaaaaaacaacaaaaggaaCATTCAAATGCATAAACAGAAAGCAAACTGGCAATGCCATTGACGGTAATCAAATTAGTAAAATGCTCCAAATGCTGATTTCTGTGGCATGTGGGTAGAGTGGATTGAGTATAACCTCCTATAAACTGTAAACCAGAATTATTTACTTCAATTAATGTAGACAGTTTACTTATTGAGAGCAGTTGTAATGTGAATGTCTAAACATATCAcattaatatataaatcaaaatgatttaatgttttttttctcaccaatttaaaaaagttaaaagtcaCTTCTATAGCAAACGAATTACGTGAAACCAACACAAATATAAATTCTTGTGGTCAACACAGTATTTGTGCAGGTGCGATGTTCCTTATACATATTACCAGGAATTTactaacacgagcaacacgacgggtgccacatgtgaagcaggatctgcctaccattccggagcacctgatatacccccaggttttggtgggattcgtgttgcaaGCCCCAGTCACACTCACAATTCGGCTATCCCGTTTTACTACGTTTTCAAAACGTAGCTAAACGGCAATATACGTAGGGAATCGTATCAATCCGTATTTAAAACGGCTACATACGTAGCTAAGCGTGGATTGAAACGTGATAGGTCCCGTTTGTAGTGGTCTGTAgaatacaaacgtgactaaaaaaACGTAGTAGGAACGTAGAAAAGCGCAGTAAAACGTAGAAGGAACGTAGAAATACGTATTAGAAACGTACCTGATACGCACTAAAACGTATTTTTGTACGGTATATTACGCTTCATGGTACGCATTACTAGGTTTCATGACGTTTTGCTAGGTATTATTACGTGTCTATGAGTATAACTACTCATGTTTATCTTGTTCTACGTATAATCAAACCAGGTGTATTCATATTTCCCACCGATTGCTGAAATATTTCCTCAGTCTAAGAGCAAGATGAACAGACAACGGATTGAATTGACAAATTGTGGATTATTGTTACACAGTTATTTCAATAAATCGGTGTCAAATCTATCCAAACTCCAGAGATCACAAGGTGTTTCTATTATTAGAATAAACTAATTAACCATGTATATGTCAATCGCCAGGAGCCTAAGCCCTTGCTTTGTGACACTTATTTTgaaaatactgtatttgttttTAACTTGATTTTTTACCTATAGTTTACCTATAACACATCTTATCAGAAGTCAAAGGAAAGATCATTGTAAAACTCTTAAGCAAGGTGAAAAATTACATGAATATGCACGACACATCAATCAATCCACTCGTTagtattgtaaattttcaaaagttTCGATTTTATATCGCcttgtttaaattttttgaattaaTGGACACTATAATATATAAAACTGTTTTTCTCTTTAATATTTTCAAGGACATATCTTGTTGCTTGTTTCTCTacttgtttctgaatcctaatTATGAATGTGTATATTTGGTGTCAAGATATCTCAGTAGCAGTAGTTTgaatcctggcgagggaagaacaaacacTTTGCGAAAACAAatgtacagatctaacattgttgggctgatgtttagacgaattatataattatgtatttatatgtataaaatgCACTTGTattattattcataataaaatattgtttacaccaaGGACATATCTGAATTTTACCCTCAagtctgtttttattttaccAATCTCTCATTATGTCATTCCAAACCAATATCCATCATTGAAGATATTAACACATAGGACGTTCGTAAAATTCTTGAAAACGGCATTGGATGTCCTTAAAATTTTGAGTGATTTATTCAGTCCAAGATTTTTAACGTTTAGATATAGAACATGATACATTTATAAGATAGTTTTTCTTACTCTAGTATATGGCGTTTCTAAACCTTTTTTtctaacacttttaaaaatattagaggtgtgaataaaaaaaaaacaacgtcaaACCCTTTTCCTAAATGTAGGAACACAAATAAGAAAATGAATACATAAACCGTCAAATATGCCTTTGGGATCCGAAAACTGTATTCTTTCCATAAGGCTAACAAACGATATgacataattcatattttataattatgAGTTATATAAGGTAGTTTATATAATGAACGATAACAATTATTGCGGACAAACATAAACTAATTATACAGATATGTCACATACTTTGGGAATTAAAACTTTGGCACAAGTACAAAGTAACACAATTATTAGTCTTCCAGGAAAACTGACAAAATATTCCCAACTGTCTCAAGTATTAACGTTACCATTTATGTCAAAGTCAAAGATTTTATTGAGATGGATTTTAAAATCTGGATTATGTTATTTTCAACTCTCTAAAGGTTGACATTGCatgctgttttaatttaattttaggcCGGCCATTTATGTTAGTCCCTATGCGTTTTACATTTTTGAATCTATCCTAAAATTTTAATCCATTCAACTTGTCAtgtccggattttttttttattaaataatcattCATTTCGGAATGAAAACAATCTTCTGCTTCGTCGATTGTAATCCATCCAGTGATACAAAGAGGTGGTATCTTGAAAACACATTGTTATGTACTGATTTTTCATGGATAGGAATTATTTCAGTGAAAGATATACAAAGGGATGGAAAATATGTCATAACACATTATAAGGCAacgataacatatatatatatctcataaCACATTATAAGACAAcgataacatatatatatctcATAACACATTATAAGGCAAcgataacatatatatatctcATAACACATTATAAGGCaacgataatatatatatatatctcataaCACATTATAAGGCAACGATAACATATATATCTCATAACACATTATAAGGCAAcgataacatatatatatctcATAACACATTATAAGGCAAcgataacatatatatatctcATAACACATTATAAGGCAAcgataacatatatatatctcATAACACATTATAAGGCAAcgataacatatatatatctcATAACACATTATAAGGCAAcgataacatatatatatctcATAACACATTATAAGGCAAcgataacatatatatatctcATAACACATTATAAGGCAAcgataacatatatatatctcATAACACATTATAAGGCAAcgataacatatatatatctcATAACACATTATAAGGCAacgataacatatatatatatctcataaCACATTATAAGGCAacgataacatatatatatatctcataaCACATTATAAGGCAACGATAACATATATATTTGCATCGTA
This sequence is a window from Mytilus edulis chromosome 1, xbMytEdul2.2, whole genome shotgun sequence. Protein-coding genes within it:
- the LOC139499799 gene encoding uncharacterized protein; this translates as MTKKDINRLSSFHNTCLRKIMKIFWPNKISNKDLYEMTSTNDMETLLIQERCRWLGHVIRKPSDDMTKVALRWTPEGKRKKGRPKTTWRRTIENELKKRGYTWGTVERKANNREEWRKLVIALCAIRHCKV